From one Leptidea sinapis chromosome 22, ilLepSina1.1, whole genome shotgun sequence genomic stretch:
- the LOC126970965 gene encoding uncharacterized protein LOC126970965 isoform X1, producing the protein MYVMDASTSQEDRTVAPNRKRPREVLTIDDKNMILNTFRHVEETWPPDVYPYKTEMALKTASIMGISISTVYRVLKELKKNGRVRSPVTTKVRPKCTEKIDDSTKSAIRQIVQAFYAKGESPTINKVLNAVNEDETLPNFKRTSFQRIFKDLKLFDSDDSDASLNAASKYGGRCRERCSKLIPVLYNELERNKYPIVYTKRLDDMDALNDNIDTKEHIQEFMLRLHTESKPKFDGIIWRAQANEVRNYSYNTLDNKISICQSILRPNEGPDDKEIKGEPETGSSSDLNIGLQDNPLLRSCLLSYDSSEIGAGLWMERGGPLPYRKDDSLSLRNKRLDGDRTDDVITIDEDEVIVINDDHSNDTVPSHRKNENRLLKKILQTDKDKFEIYGDLTNSKTSLGKLDKICRELSFTNNAAAVAIKDLKHNEIHIYINNVCLKIIDNIVDIEVLLKEQFGHTHIKFLCLNVCCWAFHTTVLTKISSYYSTKLIKPNHRCRRGKCDCCCDIETFRFEKDCDDFKLDNIQCQFSKDQECNITTLSKEKINIISMALNYKPNIKYTPPIKATFNNFSSQFNTDANKSNLNYTPSTKATFKDFSSQFESDAKIVDIETFLKDNKKMIIKEWYIIDTKGEICNLRVTKIATTGYCQPFCCSNTRKEHIRKLTYIEPHTKSFLLGLDMFSEHCNECTINKTQTSVSRPFSKIMETKTSILQHSSGVFNTHINRSVIESHHDIRNLPLDTNISPKETSPSELGQTTSSNSGVDPRYILNKNVLNNHIVANNFRLDTNVILESSQEAEINQMISTLLYRFKNVQLTLNEDGKVAATIQTPLSTLTSSELTILRNILEHAQNHVQAMNLNNKNSTNITSTNFPITTDDLENVPTVDLTDELQQPNEKENITQISGLESNSIYDNFECWLIKNNNSYKKSFLSYVQYSENDRPSEIDITRDDESSTPQIGKVFSLKQFMYRKNDQKQKQQTVPAIDMDEAIAHTKIVKKSEAPTGTPVTTGIPNKRKIPLNPSPKWRRVKQKKNEEVQTYIILNPSPLFALQPNTFQTVNVQEMLKNNSDTVASNGSWQPYSIVNSLPPPPALIPIQSAMPVIQTVSSLHQPQNILEEENNVTPENDVEFEEVKVEPMEHINFDS; encoded by the exons atGTACGTGATGGATGCAAGTACTTCGCAAGAAGACCGAACTGTTGCTCCGAATAGAAAACGTCCAAGG GAAGTTTTGACAATAGATGATAAAAATATGATTCTGAATACCTTCAGACATGTTGAAGAAACTTGGCCTCCCGATGTATACCCGTATAAAACAGAGATGGCGCTAAAAACAGCCAGTATTATGGGCATCAGCATCTCAACTGTATATAGAGTCCTgaaggaattaaaaaaaaatggccgtGTTAGATCTCCTGTCACCACCAAAGTCAGGCCAAAGTGTACAGAGAAAATTGACGATTCTACAAAATCAGCTATACGCCAAATAGTTCAAGCTTTCTACGCGAAAGGCGAATCTCCCACCATAAATAAAGTTCTCAATGCGGTCAATGAAGACGAGACCCTGCCTAATTTTAAAAGGACTTCTTTCCAGAGAATATTTAAggatttgaaattattt GATAGCGATGACAGCGATGCGTCTCTTAATGCTGCTTCCAAATACG GTGGCAGATGCAGAGAAAGATGTTCGAAGCTTATACCAGTACTGTATAATGAGCTTGAACGTAACAAATATCCCATTGTAtatacgaagagactggacgaTATGGATGCCCTTAATGATAATATAGACACTAAAGAACACATTCAAGAGTTTATGCTTAGACTACACACCGAAAGTAAACCAAAATTTGACGGAATTATATGGAGAGCACAGGCGAACGAAGTACgaaattattcttataatactttagataataaaattagtatatGTCAGTCGATACTGAGGCCTAATGAGGGACCAGATGACAAAGAAATTAAGGGAGAACCCGAAACCGGATCAAGCagcgatttaaatattggtctTCAAGATAATCCTTTATTACGCAGTTGTCTTCTATCTTATGATAGTAGTGAAATTGGTGCCGGATTATGGATGGAAAGAGGTGGTCCCTTACCATATCGTAAAGATGATTCTTTATCTTTACGAAACAAGAGGTTAGATGGCGATCGAACGGATGATGTTATTACAATCGATGAAGATGAGGTCATTGTCATTAATGACGATCATTCTAATGATACAGTTCCTTCTCACAGGAAGAACGAGAATAGATtgctaaaaaaaatacttcaaacagataaagataaattcGAAATATACGGTGATTTAACGAACTCTAAAACCTCATTAGGAAAGCTTGATAAAATATGTAGAGAACTGAGTTTTACGAATAACGCCGCCGCAGTTGCAATTAAAGATTTAAAACACAATGAAAttcatatatacataaataacgtgtgtttaaaaattatagataacATTGTAGATATTGAAGTGTTGTTAAAAGAACAATTTGGACACACGCACATTAAGTTTTTATGTCTCAACGTATGCTGTTGGGCGTTTCATACAACAGTGTTGACAAAGATTAGCAGTTATTATAGTACTAAGCTTATAAAGCCCAATCATAGATGTCGAAGAGGAAAATGTGACTGTTGTTGTGATATTGAAACATTCAGATTTGAAAAAGATTGTGACGATTTTAAACTTGACAATATTCAATGTCAATTTAGCAAAGACCAAGAATGTAACATCACAACACTTTCAAAAGAAAAGATAAACATAATCTCGATGGCATTAAATTACAAACCAAATATCAAATACACTCCTCCTATAAAGGCTACATTTAATAATTTCTCTTCGCAGTTTAACACGGATGCcaacaaatcaaatttaaattatacccCTTCTACAAAGGCTACATTTAAAGATTTCTCTTCTCAGTTTGAGTCGGATGCCAAAATTGTGGATATTGAaacttttttaaaagataataaaaaaatgataataaaagaaTGGTATATTATAGACACAAAAGGTGAAATTTGCAATCTAAGAGTTACAAAAATAGCTACAACAGGCTATTGCCAGCCATTTTGTTGTAGCAACACACGCAAGGAGCATATCAGAAAGCTTACTTATATTGAACCACACACAAAAAGCTTTTTACTAGGTCTAGATATGTTTTCAGAACATTGCAACGAAtgcacaataaataaaacacaaacatCTGTTAGTCGtccattttcaaaaataatggAAACCAAAACATCAATATTACAGCATTCAAGTGGAGTTTTCAATACTCACATCAATAGAAGTGTTATCGAGTCACATCATGATATAAGAAATCTCCCTCTAGATACAAATATCTCTCCTAAAGAAACATCCCCATCTGAGTTAGGTCAAACTACTAGCTCAAATTCAGGGGTTGATCCACGATATATTCTCAACAAAAACGTTTTAAATAACCATATAGTTGCTAATAATTTTAGACTAGACACAAATGTTATATTGGAAAGTTCTCAAGAAGCAGAGATAAACCAAATGATTTCAACTCTActttatagatttaaaaatgtCCAATTGACGCTTAACGAAGATGGCAAAGTAGCAGCCACAATTCAAACACCTTTAAGTACGCTGACAAGTTCGGAATTAACAATTTTACGAAATATACTTGAACATGCACAAAATCATGTGCAAGCTatgaatttaaacaataaaaatagtaCAAATATTACTTCTACAAATTTTCCTATAACCACAGATGATTTGGAAAATGTCCCAACTGTTGACTTAACCGATGAACTGCAACAACCGAATGAGAAAGAAAACATAACCCAAATTTCGGGCTTAGAAAGTAATTcgatttatgataattttgaatgCTGGctcatcaaaaataataactcttataaaaaatcttttttatcatACGTGCAGTACTCAGAGAATGATAGACCTTCGGAAATTGATATCACAAGGGATGATGAATCATCTACTCCTCAAATAGGTAAAGTTTTTTCTCTAAAACAATTCATGTAtagaaaaaatgatcaaaaacaaaaacagcAAACAGTTCCCGCAATTGATATGGACGAAGCCATCGCGCATACGAAAATCGTAAAAAAGTCGGAGGCACCTACAGGTACCCCAGTTACAACTGGGATACCTAATAAGCGCAAAATACCGCTTAATCCTAGTCCGAAATGGAGAAGAGTAAAGCAGAAGAAAAATGAAGAAGtacaaacttatataatattaaatccaAGTCCATTATTTGCATTACAACCTAATACTTTCCAAACTGTTAACGTTCAAGAAATGTTGAAGAATAATTCAGACACTGTCGCATCAAATGGATCATGGCAACCTTACAGCATAGTAAATTCATTACCTCCTCCACCAGCATTAATACCTATTCAATCAGCAATGCCTGTGATACAAACAGTTTCTTCATTACACCAACCACAAAATATTTTGGAAGAAGAAAATAATGTAACGCCCGAAAATGATGTTGAATTCGAAGAAGTGAAGGTCGAACCAATGGAAcatattaattttgatagttaa
- the LOC126970965 gene encoding uncharacterized protein LOC126970965 isoform X2, with protein sequence MRRSNTEFTEIITDIFTNCHSFWETRKVYSNTYPDESVPSVRTIVRALLSGPYVKNKTEEEFSIVKDELILQYIGESSYKVSISQIVLWFSVSKDHVQKLIHGEQEDESKDRTYDTDSDDSDASLNAASKYGGRCRERCSKLIPVLYNELERNKYPIVYTKRLDDMDALNDNIDTKEHIQEFMLRLHTESKPKFDGIIWRAQANEVRNYSYNTLDNKISICQSILRPNEGPDDKEIKGEPETGSSSDLNIGLQDNPLLRSCLLSYDSSEIGAGLWMERGGPLPYRKDDSLSLRNKRLDGDRTDDVITIDEDEVIVINDDHSNDTVPSHRKNENRLLKKILQTDKDKFEIYGDLTNSKTSLGKLDKICRELSFTNNAAAVAIKDLKHNEIHIYINNVCLKIIDNIVDIEVLLKEQFGHTHIKFLCLNVCCWAFHTTVLTKISSYYSTKLIKPNHRCRRGKCDCCCDIETFRFEKDCDDFKLDNIQCQFSKDQECNITTLSKEKINIISMALNYKPNIKYTPPIKATFNNFSSQFNTDANKSNLNYTPSTKATFKDFSSQFESDAKIVDIETFLKDNKKMIIKEWYIIDTKGEICNLRVTKIATTGYCQPFCCSNTRKEHIRKLTYIEPHTKSFLLGLDMFSEHCNECTINKTQTSVSRPFSKIMETKTSILQHSSGVFNTHINRSVIESHHDIRNLPLDTNISPKETSPSELGQTTSSNSGVDPRYILNKNVLNNHIVANNFRLDTNVILESSQEAEINQMISTLLYRFKNVQLTLNEDGKVAATIQTPLSTLTSSELTILRNILEHAQNHVQAMNLNNKNSTNITSTNFPITTDDLENVPTVDLTDELQQPNEKENITQISGLESNSIYDNFECWLIKNNNSYKKSFLSYVQYSENDRPSEIDITRDDESSTPQIGKVFSLKQFMYRKNDQKQKQQTVPAIDMDEAIAHTKIVKKSEAPTGTPVTTGIPNKRKIPLNPSPKWRRVKQKKNEEVQTYIILNPSPLFALQPNTFQTVNVQEMLKNNSDTVASNGSWQPYSIVNSLPPPPALIPIQSAMPVIQTVSSLHQPQNILEEENNVTPENDVEFEEVKVEPMEHINFDS encoded by the exons AAACTGTCACAGTTTCTGGGAAACAAGAAAAGTTTATTCGAATACATACCCTGATGAAAGTGTGCCCTCAGTTCGAACTATTGTAAGAGCTTTATTAAGTGGTccttatgtaaaaaataaaactgaagaAGAATTTAGTATAGTGAAAGATGAACTCATATTGCAGTATATAGGTGAAAGTTCTTATAAAGTTTCTATATCTCAAATAGTACTTTGGTTTTCTGTAAGTAAAGATCATGTGCAGAAACTAATTCATGGTGAGCAGGAAGATGAATCGAAAGACAGGACATATGATACT GATAGCGATGACAGCGATGCGTCTCTTAATGCTGCTTCCAAATACG GTGGCAGATGCAGAGAAAGATGTTCGAAGCTTATACCAGTACTGTATAATGAGCTTGAACGTAACAAATATCCCATTGTAtatacgaagagactggacgaTATGGATGCCCTTAATGATAATATAGACACTAAAGAACACATTCAAGAGTTTATGCTTAGACTACACACCGAAAGTAAACCAAAATTTGACGGAATTATATGGAGAGCACAGGCGAACGAAGTACgaaattattcttataatactttagataataaaattagtatatGTCAGTCGATACTGAGGCCTAATGAGGGACCAGATGACAAAGAAATTAAGGGAGAACCCGAAACCGGATCAAGCagcgatttaaatattggtctTCAAGATAATCCTTTATTACGCAGTTGTCTTCTATCTTATGATAGTAGTGAAATTGGTGCCGGATTATGGATGGAAAGAGGTGGTCCCTTACCATATCGTAAAGATGATTCTTTATCTTTACGAAACAAGAGGTTAGATGGCGATCGAACGGATGATGTTATTACAATCGATGAAGATGAGGTCATTGTCATTAATGACGATCATTCTAATGATACAGTTCCTTCTCACAGGAAGAACGAGAATAGATtgctaaaaaaaatacttcaaacagataaagataaattcGAAATATACGGTGATTTAACGAACTCTAAAACCTCATTAGGAAAGCTTGATAAAATATGTAGAGAACTGAGTTTTACGAATAACGCCGCCGCAGTTGCAATTAAAGATTTAAAACACAATGAAAttcatatatacataaataacgtgtgtttaaaaattatagataacATTGTAGATATTGAAGTGTTGTTAAAAGAACAATTTGGACACACGCACATTAAGTTTTTATGTCTCAACGTATGCTGTTGGGCGTTTCATACAACAGTGTTGACAAAGATTAGCAGTTATTATAGTACTAAGCTTATAAAGCCCAATCATAGATGTCGAAGAGGAAAATGTGACTGTTGTTGTGATATTGAAACATTCAGATTTGAAAAAGATTGTGACGATTTTAAACTTGACAATATTCAATGTCAATTTAGCAAAGACCAAGAATGTAACATCACAACACTTTCAAAAGAAAAGATAAACATAATCTCGATGGCATTAAATTACAAACCAAATATCAAATACACTCCTCCTATAAAGGCTACATTTAATAATTTCTCTTCGCAGTTTAACACGGATGCcaacaaatcaaatttaaattatacccCTTCTACAAAGGCTACATTTAAAGATTTCTCTTCTCAGTTTGAGTCGGATGCCAAAATTGTGGATATTGAaacttttttaaaagataataaaaaaatgataataaaagaaTGGTATATTATAGACACAAAAGGTGAAATTTGCAATCTAAGAGTTACAAAAATAGCTACAACAGGCTATTGCCAGCCATTTTGTTGTAGCAACACACGCAAGGAGCATATCAGAAAGCTTACTTATATTGAACCACACACAAAAAGCTTTTTACTAGGTCTAGATATGTTTTCAGAACATTGCAACGAAtgcacaataaataaaacacaaacatCTGTTAGTCGtccattttcaaaaataatggAAACCAAAACATCAATATTACAGCATTCAAGTGGAGTTTTCAATACTCACATCAATAGAAGTGTTATCGAGTCACATCATGATATAAGAAATCTCCCTCTAGATACAAATATCTCTCCTAAAGAAACATCCCCATCTGAGTTAGGTCAAACTACTAGCTCAAATTCAGGGGTTGATCCACGATATATTCTCAACAAAAACGTTTTAAATAACCATATAGTTGCTAATAATTTTAGACTAGACACAAATGTTATATTGGAAAGTTCTCAAGAAGCAGAGATAAACCAAATGATTTCAACTCTActttatagatttaaaaatgtCCAATTGACGCTTAACGAAGATGGCAAAGTAGCAGCCACAATTCAAACACCTTTAAGTACGCTGACAAGTTCGGAATTAACAATTTTACGAAATATACTTGAACATGCACAAAATCATGTGCAAGCTatgaatttaaacaataaaaatagtaCAAATATTACTTCTACAAATTTTCCTATAACCACAGATGATTTGGAAAATGTCCCAACTGTTGACTTAACCGATGAACTGCAACAACCGAATGAGAAAGAAAACATAACCCAAATTTCGGGCTTAGAAAGTAATTcgatttatgataattttgaatgCTGGctcatcaaaaataataactcttataaaaaatcttttttatcatACGTGCAGTACTCAGAGAATGATAGACCTTCGGAAATTGATATCACAAGGGATGATGAATCATCTACTCCTCAAATAGGTAAAGTTTTTTCTCTAAAACAATTCATGTAtagaaaaaatgatcaaaaacaaaaacagcAAACAGTTCCCGCAATTGATATGGACGAAGCCATCGCGCATACGAAAATCGTAAAAAAGTCGGAGGCACCTACAGGTACCCCAGTTACAACTGGGATACCTAATAAGCGCAAAATACCGCTTAATCCTAGTCCGAAATGGAGAAGAGTAAAGCAGAAGAAAAATGAAGAAGtacaaacttatataatattaaatccaAGTCCATTATTTGCATTACAACCTAATACTTTCCAAACTGTTAACGTTCAAGAAATGTTGAAGAATAATTCAGACACTGTCGCATCAAATGGATCATGGCAACCTTACAGCATAGTAAATTCATTACCTCCTCCACCAGCATTAATACCTATTCAATCAGCAATGCCTGTGATACAAACAGTTTCTTCATTACACCAACCACAAAATATTTTGGAAGAAGAAAATAATGTAACGCCCGAAAATGATGTTGAATTCGAAGAAGTGAAGGTCGAACCAATGGAAcatattaattttgatagttaa